In Streptomyces sp. SN-593, a single genomic region encodes these proteins:
- a CDS encoding MFS transporter, giving the protein MTTATPPPDTPSATYPSLRAAWIPLAALCLAFFVEMVDNTLLSIALPTIGRDLGSGTTALQWVTGAYSLTFGGLLLTAGSMADRLGRRRVLLVGLAVFGALSLCVVAVSTTGELIALRAALGVAAAAMAPITNSLVFRLFDDKALRMRAMTVMIVVGMSGFVLGPLLGGTALAHVRWEWLLVVNAPIAVFACVGVRLGVPADRPEGLTRDALDLPGAVLSVAAIGLACYSLTSGVDRGWASGTTLASIVGAVAAGIGFVLHERRSAAPMLDLGLFRNGTVRGATLAQIGTAIAMAAVMFGLILHFQYAYGWSPVRAGLANLPMIVTMLAATPLSEGLARRYGHRVACLVGAACLAGSLAGLSWGVDHGYAVIAACLVLMTVGLRTVMTICAVALVDAMPSNRTSIGAALNDTAQEVGSSVGTAVIGTLIAALVTTQLPAGTWSGDLVASFFHGERVAYGLLAVVVGLIAGVGALSLTNSHSVEEHAEEEAVAEEAVGEKVA; this is encoded by the coding sequence ATGACCACCGCCACGCCCCCACCCGACACACCGTCCGCCACCTATCCGTCCCTGCGCGCGGCCTGGATTCCGCTGGCCGCCCTCTGCCTCGCCTTCTTCGTCGAGATGGTCGACAACACGCTGCTGTCGATCGCCCTGCCCACGATCGGCCGCGACCTCGGCAGCGGGACGACCGCGTTGCAGTGGGTCACCGGGGCGTACTCGCTGACCTTCGGCGGCCTGCTGCTCACCGCCGGTTCGATGGCCGACCGGCTCGGCCGCCGACGGGTGCTGCTGGTCGGGCTCGCCGTGTTCGGCGCGCTGAGCCTGTGCGTCGTCGCCGTCTCCACCACGGGCGAGCTGATCGCCCTGCGGGCCGCACTCGGCGTCGCCGCCGCGGCGATGGCCCCGATCACGAACTCCCTGGTCTTCCGGCTGTTCGACGACAAGGCGCTGCGGATGCGGGCCATGACGGTGATGATCGTGGTCGGCATGTCCGGCTTCGTCCTCGGGCCGCTGCTCGGCGGCACCGCGCTGGCGCACGTGCGGTGGGAGTGGCTGCTCGTGGTCAACGCGCCGATCGCCGTCTTCGCGTGCGTCGGCGTCCGGCTCGGCGTCCCGGCCGACCGGCCGGAGGGCCTGACCCGCGACGCGCTCGACCTGCCCGGCGCGGTGCTGAGCGTCGCCGCCATCGGGCTCGCCTGCTACTCGCTGACCAGCGGCGTCGACCGCGGCTGGGCCTCCGGGACCACCCTCGCCTCGATCGTCGGCGCCGTCGCGGCCGGGATCGGGTTCGTCCTGCACGAGCGGCGCAGCGCGGCACCCATGCTGGACCTGGGCCTCTTCCGCAACGGCACCGTGCGCGGCGCCACCCTCGCGCAGATCGGCACCGCCATCGCGATGGCCGCGGTGATGTTCGGGCTCATCCTCCACTTCCAGTACGCCTACGGGTGGAGCCCGGTCCGCGCGGGCCTGGCCAACCTGCCGATGATCGTGACGATGCTCGCCGCGACCCCGCTGTCCGAGGGTCTCGCGCGCCGGTACGGCCACCGCGTCGCCTGCCTGGTCGGCGCGGCCTGCCTGGCCGGCTCCCTGGCCGGCCTGTCCTGGGGCGTCGACCACGGGTACGCGGTGATCGCCGCCTGCCTGGTGCTGATGACGGTGGGGCTGCGCACCGTGATGACGATCTGCGCGGTCGCGCTCGTCGACGCGATGCCGAGCAACCGCACCTCGATCGGCGCGGCGCTCAACGACACCGCGCAGGAGGTCGGTTCGAGCGTCGGCACCGCGGTGATCGGCACGCTGATCGCCGCGCTGGTCACCACGCAACTGCCGGCGGGCACGTGGAGCGGCGACCTCGTCGCGTCGTTCTTCCACGGCGAACGGGTCGCCTACGGTCTGCTCGCCGTCGTCGTCGGGCTGATCGCGGGGGTGGGTGCGCTGAGCCTCACGAACTCCCACTCCGTCGAGGAGCACGCCGAGGAGGAGGCCGTCGCCGAGGAGGCCGTCGGGGAGAAGGTCGCCTGA